In the Kitasatospora terrestris genome, one interval contains:
- the glgX gene encoding glycogen debranching protein GlgX — protein sequence MTTSQEIPVALEGLAGARVTAGRSQPLGATLDADGVNFSVFSEHANRVELLLFDKHDDLAPSRIINLEPDEHRSYHFWHCHVSGLKVGQTYAYRMDGPRHTKESGTRFNHRKVLLDPYARANVNTLWDRVRAVGPEDNCAYSMRSMVVDLDSYDWEGDEPLRRPLSETVIYEMHVGGLTSSPTSGVRHPGTFTGVVEKIPYLKELGVTAVELLPVFDFDERQVLRTGPNGAPLHNYWGYDPFGFFAPHTSYCSDPCECTHITEFRDMVKALHKAGIEVILDVVFNHTSEGNEHGPTISFRGQANEVYYHLWPQDRRHYMDFTGCGNAINANHPAVAKFIIECLEYWVTEHHVDGFRFDLASELSRGAEGYEMETPPVLWGIELSGILSDTKIIAEPWDGGGLYQVGRFPGKRWAQWNGPFRDDVRRFVRGDAGMVGTVATRVGGSRDLFAKAGELPTNSINFITCHDGFTLNDLVSYNGKHNHANGESNADGSDENFSWNCGVEGPTDAWDVDQLRVRQIKNHAAILLLSRGVPMILAGDEFRNSQLGNNNAYCQGNEIAWLDWQQAEKEVDVQRFFREMIAFRKRHGALRAPRFFSGRRNERDLPDVTWHGTRLEQPGWEDTDARVLSFTLAGFDGEPDLHVIFNMYHLGLDFELPHLPGHYWARSVDTARTSPNDILPPGAEAPVEGHLFHAHGRSVVVLTALPDDGVTR from the coding sequence ATGACAACGAGTCAAGAGATCCCGGTGGCCCTGGAGGGCCTCGCCGGGGCCAGAGTCACGGCGGGGCGCTCCCAGCCCCTGGGCGCGACGCTGGACGCCGACGGCGTGAACTTCTCGGTGTTCTCCGAGCACGCCAACCGGGTCGAGCTGCTGCTCTTCGACAAGCACGACGACCTGGCACCCAGTCGGATCATCAACCTCGAACCGGACGAGCACCGCAGCTACCACTTCTGGCACTGCCACGTCTCCGGGCTGAAGGTCGGCCAGACCTACGCCTACCGGATGGACGGCCCCCGCCACACCAAGGAGTCCGGCACCCGCTTCAACCACCGCAAGGTGCTGCTGGACCCGTACGCGCGCGCCAACGTCAACACCCTGTGGGACCGGGTGCGCGCGGTCGGCCCGGAGGACAACTGCGCCTACTCGATGCGCTCCATGGTCGTCGACCTGGACAGCTACGACTGGGAGGGCGACGAGCCGCTGCGCCGCCCGCTGTCCGAGACCGTGATCTACGAGATGCACGTCGGCGGCCTGACCTCCTCGCCGACCTCCGGGGTGCGCCACCCGGGCACCTTCACCGGCGTGGTCGAGAAGATCCCGTACCTGAAGGAGCTCGGCGTCACCGCGGTCGAGCTGCTGCCGGTCTTCGACTTCGACGAGCGCCAGGTGCTGCGCACCGGCCCGAACGGCGCGCCGCTGCACAACTACTGGGGCTACGACCCGTTCGGCTTCTTCGCGCCGCACACCTCGTACTGCTCCGACCCGTGCGAGTGCACCCACATCACCGAGTTCCGCGACATGGTGAAGGCGCTGCACAAGGCCGGCATCGAGGTCATCCTGGACGTGGTCTTCAACCACACCAGCGAGGGCAACGAGCACGGTCCGACGATCAGCTTCCGGGGCCAGGCCAACGAGGTGTACTACCACCTGTGGCCGCAGGACCGCCGGCACTACATGGACTTCACCGGCTGCGGCAACGCGATCAACGCCAACCACCCGGCGGTGGCGAAGTTCATCATCGAGTGCCTGGAGTACTGGGTCACCGAGCACCACGTGGACGGCTTCCGCTTCGACCTGGCCTCCGAGCTCTCGCGCGGCGCCGAGGGCTACGAGATGGAGACCCCGCCGGTGCTGTGGGGGATCGAGCTGTCCGGCATCCTCTCCGACACCAAGATCATCGCCGAGCCGTGGGACGGCGGCGGCCTCTACCAGGTCGGCCGCTTCCCGGGGAAGCGCTGGGCGCAGTGGAACGGTCCGTTCCGCGACGACGTCCGGCGGTTCGTGCGCGGCGACGCCGGGATGGTCGGCACCGTGGCCACCCGGGTGGGCGGCTCCCGCGACCTGTTCGCCAAGGCCGGTGAACTCCCCACCAACAGCATCAACTTCATCACCTGCCACGACGGCTTCACGCTGAACGACCTGGTCAGCTACAACGGCAAGCACAACCACGCCAACGGCGAGTCCAACGCGGACGGCTCGGACGAGAACTTCAGCTGGAACTGCGGCGTGGAGGGCCCGACCGACGCCTGGGACGTGGACCAGCTGCGGGTGCGGCAGATCAAGAACCACGCCGCGATCCTGCTGCTCAGCCGCGGCGTGCCGATGATCCTGGCCGGCGACGAGTTCCGCAACAGCCAGCTCGGCAACAACAACGCCTACTGCCAGGGCAACGAGATCGCCTGGCTGGACTGGCAGCAGGCCGAGAAGGAGGTCGACGTCCAGCGGTTCTTCCGCGAGATGATCGCCTTCCGCAAGCGCCACGGCGCACTGCGCGCGCCCCGGTTCTTCTCCGGGCGCCGCAACGAACGGGATCTTCCGGACGTCACCTGGCACGGCACCAGGCTGGAGCAGCCGGGCTGGGAGGACACCGACGCCCGGGTGCTCAGCTTCACCCTGGCCGGCTTCGACGGCGAACCCGACCTGCACGTCATCTTCAACATGTACCACCTCGGCCTGGACTTCGAGCTTCCCCACCTCCCCGGCCACTACTGGGCCAGGTCCGTCGACACGGCCCGGACCAGCCCCAACGACATCCTCCCCCCGGGCGCGGAAGCCCCTGTCGAGGGCCACCTCTTCCACGCCCACGGCCGCAGCGTGGTCGTCCTGACCGCCCTGCCCGACGATGGAGTCACCCGATGA
- a CDS encoding SDR family oxidoreductase: MDSPVAVVGGSGRLGRLIVQRLLDRGETVRALGRTVQPARRLLPPGATFTPGDVRDPATLAEPLAWTSAVVFCVEPGTDDEGPDRPEATLYLGLRNVLEAATAGGARPHVVLVSQLHATHRGHPLNAYGRVLDWRRAGEELLREWGLPYTVVRPGWLIDDHAAGDRVRLEQGDQGFGQVSRTDVADACVQALYSPSATGVTFEMFNEPGSRLTDWEQAFAALETDRVVVA; the protein is encoded by the coding sequence ATGGACAGCCCCGTTGCGGTGGTCGGCGGTTCCGGCCGACTCGGACGACTGATCGTTCAGCGCCTGCTGGACCGCGGCGAGACGGTACGCGCACTCGGGCGTACGGTGCAGCCGGCAAGACGGCTGCTGCCACCCGGGGCGACCTTCACCCCGGGTGACGTACGCGACCCCGCCACCCTGGCCGAGCCGCTGGCGTGGACCTCCGCGGTGGTCTTCTGCGTCGAGCCGGGCACCGACGACGAGGGCCCCGACCGGCCCGAGGCGACCCTGTACCTGGGGCTGCGCAACGTACTGGAGGCGGCCACCGCCGGCGGCGCCCGGCCGCACGTGGTGCTGGTCAGCCAGCTGCACGCGACCCACCGCGGCCACCCGCTGAACGCCTACGGCCGGGTGCTGGACTGGCGCCGGGCCGGCGAGGAGCTGCTCCGCGAGTGGGGCCTGCCCTACACGGTGGTCCGGCCGGGCTGGCTGATCGACGACCACGCGGCCGGCGACCGGGTCCGACTGGAGCAGGGCGACCAGGGCTTCGGCCAGGTCAGCCGCACCGACGTGGCCGACGCCTGCGTGCAGGCCCTGTACTCGCCGTCGGCGACCGGGGTCACCTTCGAGATGTTCAACGAGCCGGGTTCGCGACTCACCGACTGGGAGCAGGCGTTCGCCGCCCTGGAGACGGACCGCGTCGTCGTGGCCTGA
- a CDS encoding NDP-sugar synthase has translation MTGGDVDTVGIILAGGRGERAKPITLESADYIRSKALIPFAGRRLIEWVIDACREQGIRRFYVVAQGLENRSQIKLLLGHGERYGVDVRYSRSSFDRYNVGSGAATLHNLEQWDLTGSALVLPVDSIFDFSLAELQTTHRTTGAVVTVAAVARTPVEVSGKYGAMTTDAEGRVTGFVEKPDLARVHEVFPDAMGDTGALIPTNAGMYLIDCGRLRALAREPKLMRQAQQRLDWGGELLPWLVCHGHTVASHHIARLGDLGNVEDYLVTLRNVLAGDYPQMNQLMPAPHSDKPRFWVHESSLVTRDDVTGTTLADKIADGSVRIGPGVRIGRHVTIGNDVRLEYADIGDGVEVREGATLVGTSLGDSAVVGPYADIKDSYVGPMVEIRSERAQPVRLDSYSAVGDGAYLWPGTRLSGVSVYPRLKVPAIANLPSGTRLTSSDDILRWV, from the coding sequence ATGACCGGGGGAGACGTCGACACGGTCGGGATCATCCTGGCCGGGGGCCGGGGTGAGCGGGCCAAGCCCATCACCCTGGAGTCCGCCGACTACATACGCAGCAAGGCGCTGATCCCGTTCGCCGGGCGCCGCCTGATCGAGTGGGTGATCGACGCCTGCCGCGAGCAGGGCATCCGCCGCTTCTACGTGGTCGCCCAGGGCCTGGAGAACCGCAGCCAGATCAAGCTGCTGCTCGGCCACGGCGAGCGGTACGGCGTCGACGTCCGCTACTCCCGGTCGAGCTTCGACCGGTACAACGTCGGGTCCGGCGCGGCGACCCTGCACAACCTGGAGCAGTGGGACCTGACGGGCAGTGCGCTGGTGCTGCCGGTCGACTCCATCTTCGACTTCTCGCTGGCCGAGCTGCAGACCACGCACCGGACGACCGGGGCCGTGGTGACCGTCGCGGCGGTCGCCCGCACCCCCGTCGAGGTGTCGGGCAAGTACGGCGCGATGACCACCGACGCCGAGGGGCGGGTCACCGGCTTCGTGGAGAAGCCGGACCTGGCCCGGGTGCACGAGGTGTTCCCGGACGCGATGGGCGACACGGGCGCGCTGATCCCCACCAACGCGGGGATGTACCTGATCGACTGCGGTCGGCTGCGGGCGCTGGCCCGGGAGCCGAAGCTGATGCGCCAGGCGCAGCAGCGCCTCGACTGGGGCGGCGAGCTGCTGCCCTGGCTGGTCTGCCACGGCCACACGGTGGCCTCGCACCACATCGCCCGGCTGGGCGACCTCGGCAACGTCGAGGACTACCTGGTGACCCTGCGCAACGTGCTGGCCGGCGACTACCCCCAGATGAACCAGCTGATGCCGGCCCCGCACAGCGACAAGCCCCGGTTCTGGGTGCACGAGTCCAGCCTGGTGACCCGGGACGACGTCACCGGGACCACGCTGGCCGACAAGATCGCCGACGGCTCGGTGCGGATCGGCCCGGGCGTGCGGATCGGCCGTCACGTGACCATCGGCAACGACGTGCGGCTGGAGTACGCGGACATCGGCGACGGGGTCGAGGTCCGGGAGGGCGCCACCCTGGTCGGCACCTCGCTGGGCGACTCGGCGGTGGTCGGCCCGTACGCGGACATCAAGGACAGCTACGTCGGGCCGATGGTGGAGATCCGCTCGGAGCGGGCCCAGCCGGTGCGGCTCGACTCGTACTCGGCGGTCGGCGACGGCGCCTACCTGTGGCCCGGCACCCGTCTCTCGGGCGTCAGCGTCTACCCGCGGCTGAAGGTCCCGGCGATCGCCAACCTGCCCTCGGGGACCAGGCTGACCAGCTCGGACGACATCCTGCGCTGGGTCTGA
- a CDS encoding metallophosphoesterase, whose protein sequence is MRPLYSVPLGIAAAGAACLAYSAGYEVRAFRLRRVEVPILPAGARPIRVLQVSDIHMVTGQAKKQRWLQSLAGLRPDLVVNTGDNLSDPLGVPAALDALGPLMEFPGVYVFGSNDYYGPARKSPTRYLKALRTGVHGLNNPDGSSRRGITGAVHNPWQDLRDGFDAAGWLDLNNARGRLDVAGLDIEFTGLDDPHIRHDRYEKVAGGPSADADLSLAVVHAPYLRVLDAFTADRYPLVLAGHTHGGQLCIPFYGALVTNCDLDTDRVKGLSTHTAGGHRSYLHVSAGCGTNRYTPVRFACPPEATLLTLTPAPR, encoded by the coding sequence ATGCGACCCCTGTACTCCGTGCCCCTCGGCATCGCCGCAGCCGGTGCCGCCTGTCTCGCCTACTCCGCCGGGTACGAAGTGCGCGCGTTCCGGCTGCGACGCGTCGAGGTGCCGATCCTGCCGGCCGGGGCCAGGCCGATCCGCGTCCTCCAGGTCTCCGACATCCACATGGTCACCGGCCAGGCCAAGAAGCAGCGCTGGCTGCAGAGCCTCGCCGGACTCCGGCCCGACCTCGTCGTCAACACCGGGGACAACCTCTCCGACCCGCTCGGCGTGCCCGCCGCCCTCGACGCGCTCGGCCCGCTGATGGAGTTCCCCGGCGTCTACGTCTTCGGCTCCAACGACTACTACGGCCCCGCCCGCAAGAGCCCCACCCGGTACCTCAAGGCCCTGCGCACCGGCGTCCACGGCCTCAACAACCCCGACGGCTCCAGCCGCCGCGGCATCACCGGCGCCGTCCACAACCCCTGGCAGGACCTCCGCGACGGCTTCGACGCCGCCGGCTGGCTCGACCTCAACAACGCCCGCGGCCGCCTCGACGTCGCAGGCCTCGACATCGAGTTCACCGGCCTCGACGACCCGCACATCCGCCACGACCGCTACGAGAAGGTCGCCGGCGGCCCCTCCGCCGACGCCGACCTCTCCCTCGCCGTCGTCCACGCGCCCTACCTCCGCGTCCTCGACGCCTTCACCGCCGACCGCTACCCGCTCGTCCTCGCCGGCCACACCCACGGCGGCCAGCTCTGCATCCCCTTCTACGGCGCCCTGGTCACCAACTGCGACCTCGACACCGACCGGGTCAAGGGCCTCTCCACCCACACCGCCGGCGGCCACCGCTCCTACCTCCACGTCTCCGCCGGCTGCGGCACCAACCGCTACACCCCCGTCCGCTTCGCCTGCCCCCCGGAGGCCACCCTCCTCACCCTCACCCCCGCCCCCCGCTGA
- a CDS encoding cold-shock protein, whose translation MANGTVKWFNSEKGFGFIEQEGGGPDVFAHYSNIQANGFRELLEGQKVEFDVTQGQKGPQAENIRPL comes from the coding sequence ATGGCTAACGGCACCGTGAAGTGGTTCAACTCGGAGAAGGGCTTCGGCTTCATCGAGCAGGAGGGCGGCGGTCCCGACGTGTTCGCCCACTACTCGAACATCCAGGCCAACGGCTTCCGTGAGCTGCTCGAGGGCCAGAAGGTCGAGTTCGACGTCACGCAGGGCCAGAAGGGCCCGCAGGCGGAGAACATTCGCCCGCTCTAG